The following coding sequences lie in one Apium graveolens cultivar Ventura chromosome 3, ASM990537v1, whole genome shotgun sequence genomic window:
- the LOC141713185 gene encoding cyclin-dependent protein kinase inhibitor SMR11 produces the protein MGSEANVVQLDNGEAHLVKVDENCDKLESVDVVKHSLPSMIPVSPDLRNEGLNLSPEFVSPKTVLTLPQESSGVDSHQKCYGTGSPDAGSPCTPKDGFFDPFAPGVDDLMLAPRSSKYFSEPRSSAARSLNFGALLKVAIEGNCESDVETILEEEKLLEILYDDLLEVILSTQVASIQQGTSLDEVLGKHTVLDGYKTPELLIRGAADSCPPAPLKFGRKLVNINKGLCRKLEF, from the coding sequence ATGGGAAGTGAAGCAAATGTGGTTCAATTGGATAATGGGGAAGCTCATTTAGTGAAAGTGGATGAGAATTGTGATAAGCTAGAATCCGTGGATGTTGTAAAGCATTCTCTACCGTCAATGATTCCTGTTTCTCCTGATTTAAGAAATGAGGGTTTAAATTTGTCTCCAGAATTTGTGTCGCCAAAGACTGTTCTTACTTTGCCTCAGGAGTCATCTGGTGTTGATTCTCATCAAAAGTGTTATGGCACTGGTTCTCCAGATGCAGGTAGCCCCTGCACCCCAAAGGACGGATTTTTCGACCCTTTTGCGCCTGGTGTTGATGACCTCATGCTGGCTCCACGTAGTAGTAAATACTTTTCAGAACCAAGGAGTAGTGCTGCCCGGAGCCTGAACTTTGGTGCTCTTCTGAAGGTTGCTATAGAGGGAAATTGTGAAAGTGATGTGGAGACTATCTTAGAGGAAGAGAAGTTATTGGAAATTTTGTATGATGATTTACTGGAAGTAATTCTTTCAACACAAGTTGCATCAATTCAGCAAGGGACGTCTCTCGATGAGGTTTTAGGGAAGCATACAGTACTCGATGGATATAAGACCCCTGAACTCCTTATCAGGGGAGCTGCTGATAGCTGCCCTCCTGCCCCATTGAAGTTTGGACGTAAACTTGTGAACATCAACAAAGGGTTATGCAGGAAGCTTGAGTTTTGA